Below is a genomic region from Penaeus vannamei isolate JL-2024 chromosome 18, ASM4276789v1, whole genome shotgun sequence.
CAAAACAGCGTGTGACCTTTCTTGACCTCCTTGCCTTGCAGGTGGTGGCCGGGTGGTGTTCGGTGTTGCCGGTGTTATTTTGGCGGCGTCTTTCCTGTTCATGCGAACGCCCGTGCACGAGACGCCAGCACCGACGCCCACAGCTGCTGTTATCGGTAAGTTtgatattttaaaaatcttttaatgTTGATATTTTCCCGCCACGTTTCATTAAAAAATGACTATTGTCAGTTTCAAATGGAGTGTCCACTTTTCTGATTGTGGTATTTTATTGTATAAAAGCGAAATAGATTgaaattttcatgtttatttttaccTAGACTATGACCCGTGCTGCGCCTACCCTTGCGAGAACCAGGGGATCTGCATGTCCAAGCCCGACCGAAACTATACGTGTGACTGCACCGGCACGGGATACTACGGAACCAACTGCGAAATACGTAAGTTAAATGGGACCTCGTGTAATAAGATTAACACGAATAATTTTTCTTATAAAATGTCAATTTATTCGCATGTAATCAGCctgaaatctgtatatatatattaataagttcCTGTCTTTTTGCAGCTACTTGGTCGACAGCGATTAAGACGAAACTGAAGCCAGATCCTGAATGGCTGCACACATTCATAACTTCCCACAGCTGGCTGTGGGCGATTATCAACCGCATTCCCTTTATCCACAAGCGACTGATGACTTACGTCTACCTTTGTAAGTACAGCTCAGACAAAAAATAGTCAGTCGAATTCAGAACACTTTTTATATGCCATTAATATCTAAAGTGATCTGGATATGCAGCAACGAAACGGTCAAAAGGATGCCAATAAAGATGTGGCAgtgaattcataaaaaaacatcaGAATCATTAGTTAGATTCTTAATGGCTGATCTTCCTCATTGCAGCCCGCGGTGACCTGGTCGATTCTCCCCCAACATATGAGAGCGAACACTCCTACATCACCCTCAATGCCTACTACAACGAGAGCTTCTACGCCCGCACCCTCCCGCCCGTCCCTGAGCACTGTCCCACGCCCATGGGAGTCAAGGGTGAGTGTCTGATTTGCATTTACATCTCCTAATGTTTCGTCGGGTTTAGTTTCTTTGCGAGAGCTTTCTGCTCCGTTCTGAATGTAGTGTTCATGAGATGATAGTTAAGAAAATGACGAATAGAGTAaattaatagaagaaaaaagataagaccatttccctctccttccaggcCCCAAGGAGTACCCCGACGTCGACGAACTCATCAAGAAAGTGTTCCTGAGGCGCGAATTTATCCCTGAGCCCCACGACACCAACGTCTTGTTCCAGTACTACGCTCAGCACTTCACCCACCAGTTCTTCAGGACCGACTACAAGAAGGGCCCTCACCTCACCAAGGGCACTGGCGGCGTAAGTCCCTTTTGCCCTCCTATTGTTTCCTGCCCTTTGCTTGTTCCTTCATTGTATTCTAACTTTGCGAAAggactatcgtcattatcatcagtactgttatgattactattagcaTACGcattaatggtaatatcaatctAAATGAGATGTCTTGCTGTATCATACAATCTTCGACGAGAGGACAAAGATCTAAAcaaatctccctttccctttaggtCGACGTCTCAAATATCTACGGACTCACTGAGCAGGACCGCCGAGCACTCAGGTCCGGCGTCGACGGCAAGTTGCGCACTCAGGTGAGTTGATCACAGACAGTAATATTCTTTTATGTCTTAAAAAAAACTCGTCACGCCAAACAGGTTCTCTAAAGGCAATGAAGTTTGCTTGTTAGtttgacggaggggggggggtccaaggGCTCAAGGGAGGTATTGTTATATCTTATTCACATTCAGATCCTAAGTTATGTAGTAGTTTCATACATTATTGAATATTTGTTAATGTCTGATCATTCTCATCATATtcttaattttcatattttttcttcaacATCTTATATTCGGAATTTCCATCATACTTTTTAAATTTCAATCTTTAATATTCCCAATTTTCATCACATTTTAAAAATCTCCAATACTTAATATTCATCGACTTTTTCCCCCTTCGACAGAAAATCAACGGCGAGGATTTCCCGCCTTACCTCAAGGACGTCCCCGGGATCTCCATGGActaccccccccacatccccatccCCGAGGAGGGAAAATTCGCGCTCGGCCATCCCTTCTTCGCGCTCCTTCCCGGCCTCTTCGTAAGTGCATTTCCaagttggttttgtttatttgtttggtttgtttgtttgtcgaagTTGATCGGTATTTAGTTTCGTTGTTTCTTTATAaagatgagataataataatgataataataataataataatgatgctgataataatgataatagttataatgataataatgataataaaaataataatagtgatgataataagaatattataaaaaaaaatagatggtgTATTTTGTACCTTTGGATTGATAACAAGAAATTAAAATGTTTAGAACTAAAATACCCCCAGAAactaacatatattttttctccctttttaggCCTATGCTACCATTTGGGTTCGTGAGCACAACCGCGTTTGTGACGAGCTTGTCAAAGTCCACCCTGACTGGGACGACGAGAGGATCTACCAGACCGCCCGCCTTATCATCATCGGTAAGTTAATTGCCATTTGTATCAGTTGATTATCAGTCCCGTAGAGGATATTGGTAATTAACTAGTAATTAACCCGGATGATggtttattattgtatcattgtttTCTGGGCGAAGTATTCAATGATATATTATGTTGTGGATTATTTATTCAATGATTTGGTATCTGCAGGCGAGGTCATCAAGATCACCATTGAGGATTACGTGCAGCACCTGAGCCAATATAATCTGAGGTTGACCTTTGAACCCGAGTTGACCCACGGGACTCGCTTCCAGTACCACAACCGCATCCACGCCGAGTTCAACCACTTGTACCACTGGCATCCGCTTATTCCCGATACCCTCAATGTAAGTCTTTTGCTTTTGTTAATAGTTGTTGTAGTATTCGTTGTGGTATTCGTCTTATCAATGGAATTTTCGTTATTGGTATTTTTAATCTTGTGTGCTGGTATATATGTTTTTAGCAGCAttttactaattatatatatatttttttcctctacaGGTGAGCGGGACAGATTACGCAATCATGGACATGGCTTACTCGACTGCCCCCGTGTTCAAGCACGGTCTGGACGAGTTCATTCACTCAATGGTCAATAGCAGAGCAGGCGCTGTAAGTATTGAGGATTTTTTTCAGtcactaataaaaaaatatagttgATTAGTGGGATATGATTTAAGAAAAAAGTTATTCAGAATTTGTTTTCAATTAATTTGACATCTCGATATAAATGTACTTATAATTGCTTCGTCTCTATTACAGCTGACGAGCCGaaaccacgcccacgccctctaCCCCGTGCTGAAGAAGGTCATCGAGAACGGGCGGGAGTTGCGGTTCCAGGGCGTGAACGCCTACCGCAGGCGCTTCGGCATGGTGCCCTTCACCAGCTTCGAGGACATGACGGGCGAGACCGAGCTGGCTGCCATCCTGGAGGAGATGTATGGGGACATCGAGGCCGTGGAATACTATGTTGGTGAGTTTTCGAAAAGTACTTTTTCTGACTTTAATCAATTAAGAATGAAGATATTCATGTGTTGATATAATTCCAAAATATTTAGAAGACCTTGTCCATGAATGTGCTGCTTCGCCTCATGCCACCGAGACTGaccctcgcccttctcccctgCGCAGGTCTGCTGGCCGAGCGCCCCGGCCCCTCCATCACGCCCCTCACCATGGTCAACATCGGGGGGCCCTGGAGCGTGAAGGGCCTCCTCGCGAACCCCATCTGCAGCCCCCGCTACTGGAAGCCCTCGACCTTCGGCGGCGAGGAGGGCTTCAACATCATCAAGACGGCCTCTCTCGAGAAGCTCTTTTGCCTCAACATGAAGGGGAGCTGCGAGAGCATCGGTTTCAAAGTCCCGCAAGGAACCCCTTAGGATGCTCTCTTAGGATTCAAATTTAGGAATTATCAAATTATCTTTTTCTACAATTTTTCTACTCTTGTGAATGCATACGAGTGAGTGGTTGTTAGGAGGGGAAAAAATCCGTGAACCTTACGCTGGGATCTTTGTTCATGAGAGCAAAGTGGTTCAGTAGGGTACCTGTTTTCCCCGTTAGAATGTGAACGTGTTTTtaaactatttatttttttccacactCTTTGAGTTATTCCATCTCTACCTCATTAGACAAATGGGTCTCAAGCTGCTTACCACACAGAGGAAGAGTGTAAGCTGCTGTTCGAGAAAGCTGTTTTGTGTAATGAAGACAAGGCATTAGATAGTCAAGATGGTGAAGACGTTCCTCAAAGCTGTAGAGTATTTGCCAGTGTGCTAAGGAAGGAGATTATTAGTCACTGTGTATATACTGCTGCATGCACTTAGGgttaggtcacacacacacacacacacacacacacacacacacacacacacacacacacacacacacacacacacacacacacacacacacacacacacacacacacacacacacacacacacacacattttgataTATTCACACTATTTTTTCTACAATTTGTAGCCGAGAAGCTAGTCAGTAGTTTACAACAGATAGTGTGATTAGGTATTTGAATGTATTTAAATAGAATTCTCAATGTATGTGATATAGGAATCTCAAAGCGCCCAAGAAGACTGTGTGTGTCCAAAGGATGTATTTTTGTACATTTTGTTAATAATAttgttgcatgtgtatataaatgatctCATATGCTTAATTTTATACCTAGGATTTTAATAAATTATGAAAGAATACTTTATATAGAACATTTGATTCACTCCCATTTTAtcggtacaagaaaaaaaaagtagaaagtagATTCcagaaataattttcttttcatcaaCTATCGAACATAAACTGCCGAGACAAAACTCTACGGAAAGCTCTCGCCACGTTTAAAGAATGGTGTCTCCGTGAAGATACGCAATCGGATAAATTCAGCATTAATGATACGATCACTAAGAGAATGATgatagaaaacaagaagaaaatgaccAGGACATGTAAGTAGACGAGTAAAAAAAGGCGAAAATGACATGGTTCATTCACAATAAGACGTGCATTAACTCATCgaacaattacacacacgcacaattttCCTGTGGATGCAAATCATTCAAATAAACCGGTTTCTTCTCTCTAAGAAGACCAGTGTGTACACAAGAAGGCTGAAAAAATCCCAGGCAATCcttaaagatgaagaagaaaaaaatctagctGACACACCTTGCAAATATACAAAGATCACCTccgcaaagaggaagaaaaatatggaagaaggagaacaagaacaagagagagagaaaaaaactaacaaaaacacacCTGCACGTAACCTTGGCTTCTCCCACACATCCTGGCATCAATATCTATTATTTGGTGTGTACATTcatgggcgggagagagggggtgggtgggatgatgggggaagggtagggggaggagttggttggagggggagagggaggggggttcgagggagaaaggagggggtgggttcgagggagagaggaaggggtgggttgaggggggaaggggaaggggaggggttgggcggagggagaatgggaggggtggggtgaagggggagggggcctagagaagagggggaggtagggtggagaacagggacagagaggagaggaggtaggaggacggggttgggggaggtgggggaagggtgtaaggtggagagagagagagagaagaagggctgggcgaggggagaagggggatgggtggggggggggcatgtcgATAAGGGgggagtagagtagagagggaggtagaggacggaagaggaagggggtggaagtgggcggggggaagtcaagagagaggagaggtggggtgaaggatggggatggaggagggtgaggattgGAAGGGAGTTGACtgttgaagaagggagagattgaaaaagggctggaggatgagagtgaaaagggaaaggaagaagaggcatgaaacagagagaaaaaaggttagggtggagaaaagagaagataaagatagacagaaaaagtgaaggagagtgagaatatGACGAAAAGGAGACGTTTAGCCCGGAAGAAAAGgattaagaaacaaagaagaggataaaaaggacttaaatggggggagaggagggaggaattaggcaagaggagagagaacgaacgtAAAGAATCTGGCAATACTGGTTTTGCGCAGTTCTGGCACCATGATAACCCCCGAGAAACAAGTGAAGCCCGATTCCCCGTTGGTAAAAAACCCTAATATTCCACCTCCACCGTGGCCTTCAAAAGACACCGGAAATAAACCGACCCGATCATAATTCTAATACAAAAAAaagcgaatgaatgaataaacgatTCAGAATACgtagcgggagaaagagagagagactgataaaaaatGCACGCTAAGGACACAGCCGGGAAGGTCTTGCGGTCCTTTCACCCGACGATTCACCTCGCCggacgggtggggtggggtggggtggggggtgggggggtaaaacAGGGTAGAGACATCGCAGGCAAAGGATATGCTTAGTAATCCTTGTGCATACGCCGTCCGTGCAATGCTCAAACAAACAATtagataatatgaatatatatatatatatatatatatatatatatatatatatatatatatatatatatatatatatgtatatgtaaatgtaaatgtaaatgtatatgtatatgtatatgtatatgtatgtatatgtatatgtatatgtgtatgtgtatgtgtatgtatatgtatatgtgtatgtatatgtatatgtatatgtatgtgtgtgtatgtatgtgtgtgtatgtgtgtgtgtgtgtgtgtgtgtgtgtgtgtgtatgtatatgtgtgtgtatgtgtttgtgtgtgtgtgtgtgtatgtatgtgtgtgtgtgtatgcgtatatatatatatatatatatatatatatatatatatatatatatatatatatatatatatatatatatatacatatatatataagtccttttccatctcctccttctttaatCAGCTCTATTCTTCTTACCCCTtcacatcttccttcttttccttctctctgcttcttttcttcctcttctctcttcttgtctctcgttttcctcctaATTCTTAACTCCGTTGTATCTCTTCCTCCacaatttccctttcttcctgttccctctttcttctcttcttcctcctcctcctcaatataaacaccatcatcatacttcttattctcatttcaccttttcctccccctcttttaacTCCCactaataaagaaagaagaaaaggacagaaaataCACAAATCTCACCAGAAAAACACCTCAAGAAATTCGCAAGAAGATAGAGTCAAACATCAGTCCAAACTCCACATGAAGGAGACAAAACATTCTCCCAAGACAAACATGGCAACAGTCAAGCGTACCCTGTGAATATGCCCGTCAGATGGCCTGAAGTATTTGCCTTTTTTCATTAcctatctgattttttttatctctctgtctgtctctgtctctgtctctgtctctctctctctctctcactctctctctctctctctctctctctctctctctctctctctctctctctctctctctctctctctttcttttcttttttagattacAAGGTCGCAATGTTGTATGTGCAGAAAGAAGGAGcttggaggatggggatgaggggagggaagtagaggcggtgttggaggaggaggaggaggaggaggaggaggagtagggggaaggggaggagtagaggaggatgaaaaagaaagggaggagtaatGATAGTGGCAGAcacagtaaaagtagtagtagtaaaaaaagaATGCGAATACCACAATACCATCTAAACCATGTCTTGATAACAGTTGTAATATCATCTGTTACTAATAGTGATATCAGAAATCATCCACAGTATTGTTAATTGTCGATACTGATATTACTTAGCATTGATAGCAatattaccaatatcaataaCCTTGGTGACCGAAGATTCTCAAAATGTTGCGAGAGATTGAAGACGTTCatgaagaggaaataaacaaataaatatctaaataagaaaataaacaaacaaacaaataaatcaacataaaactaatgaacaaataaataaataattcaacaaataaacagataaatcagtCAACGATTATATGATCAAGTAGATAGACAAATGACaattcaaatgaataaataagaataaacaaatagatatataaatcaatcaatgaTATAGATAAGCTTTTGTTATTAAACTTTATGGAAATTGGCATTGCATGAGATCAAAATAACATGCGTACGCAGTCCGAAGGTTTTCTTGTGaggtgataggaggaggaggaggaggaggaggaagggacgatgaaaaagaataagaggaagaagaagaaaaagaagaagaagaagaagcagaagaagaagaagaagaagaagaagaagaagaagcaaaagaaaaagaagaagaagcagaaggagaagaagaagaagaagaagcaaaagaaaaagaagaagaagcagaaggagaagaagaagaagaagcaaaagaaaaagaagaagattaagaaaaagagaagaagaagaatagaagaaaaagaagaagatgaagaaaaagagaagaagaagaatagaagaagtagtagtagtagtagaagaagaataagaaggcaaAGCAAGGCAAGCAAGATTAACCAAAACAAACGTGGAAatgtaaagggaggaaaaagatgcTAAGTGGCCTTGGGATTACGTagtcaaagagaagaaaaagaaaaagaaagaaaatgatgaaattaaAATTGAAGTTAAAACTGaaacaacaaagataatcacAGCCTATAATGCAAAATTATGGacacgaataaagaaagaaaaatatagagaagtgTTGACCAGCATCAGAACGACAAACAAAAAAGCGACAAAGATATTACCGCAGAAGCCTCCAGCACAAAGATTCAGCCGACAAAGAACAGGTTTCCAGGCGGGTATTCTGGGCATAAAGATCTCTTGCTATTCTAATGAGCATTTGAGTACGATTGCAAAATATGTAAaaatttgtatgcacacacacacacatttacatgtgtgtgtgtgtgttttgtgtatgtgtgtgtgtgtgtgtgtgtgtgtgtttgtgtgtgtgtgtctgtgtgagtgtgtgtgtgtgtgtatacatttatatacatatatacatatatatatatatatatatatatatatatatatatatatatatatatatatatatatatatatatatatatatatatatatgaaataataatgataattagggtttgctgtggcaggctcttgtgacatcagtcaaattgtggcttgacTGTTTATTGTCTCTTCATTATTTACTATATACCcagtgtgcaagggatggccggggttaccaatCACAGGTAGTGTGCGGGAATCCAACACAGATCGGAAAGATTGctagacaatgtgtgtgtgtatgtgcttcatatattcataaacatatacatataatatatatatattgataattatatatatatatatatatatatatatatatatatatatatatatatatatatatatatatatatatatatatatatatatatatatatatatatatatatatatatatatatatagggcgaccatcactactgtactgtaaaataataattttaatcatcaatacgaactgaaggcttcatgggttttagagaaaatttgcaaatttaaatttggcaagctgttttacgtgcatgaacatattaaaccgtaacgttattgacacacaggtagagaagaagtggagagactgtttagccaatcagaatgcagaacaatgcacaatgcaaatccgtaaagcagcgagaacgtgaaaggtgaaccgcgttatagcgagggttcactgtatatatatatatatatatatatatatatatatatatatatatatatatatatatatatatatatatatatatatacacatacatacagacatgtatgaaATTTCTGCGTAAGTTCAAGAAAAACGGTTCCTAACCTTTTCTGCTATAGAAACATAAGATATTCTAGGAGCATCTTTAAAGGTGTAATTTAAAAATATCGCGGAAATGaggccctgggggggggggggcaagccagACCCACCCCATTGGCGCCCCTGGTAAGATCACAATCGTTTTTATCAAATTCTGTAACAGATCCAGGCAGCCACCTCTACCAGCGCAAACCTCCGCCACATATGTTATGATTTGTCGATATCCTCGGCGGGCAGTATGCAAATTAGGGATCATTTCAAGCGGTCCTGTGAAGTTCCTTGGTGAGGTTTGGAGTAGTTTAGTTTGCCGGAGAGTTAAGCGTGGAAGCCGAAACTGCGCTTTGTGTGGACTAAACTGATAAGtaccaaaaaacaaaatgaaaaaaagatgaaaaagaaaatatatgtgtttatctatgtgtatgcttgcgtgtatgtatatatacacgttggAGAGAACGCACAcacgcgtttatgtgtgtgtgtgtgtctgtgtgtacctgtgaGTGGGCGTGTGCCTACTCTTTCAAATTCTTTTGTATATCATCGTattatttttcgtcttctctcattAAAACAAAATATCGCGATTTATATcgtccttttactttttttctctattttttaacaGTAGATAGAAAAGCGCACTCTGTCTGTGTCATTGCTAATATTCTAATAAATTTTCTTTCTATAAGACTTTTTCGAGATTATGAAACAAAATGGCGCCCTGACAAAGGCTAACTCCGAAggaattttattgtttgtttttcaattGTTTCATTAGCGGAATGatggacgattttttttttcaaatactgaACATCAGAAGGAGAACGTAGCTGACATTCAGAtttaaaggagaaaggaaaaatattaagATTGAGAAATTTCTTAAATACTACAAATGCAAAAATATAACAGCTGCGCAAACTCTTTGCCAAAAAGTAACAATTAGGCGGCCATGTCCTTGATCTGCCATTCTAGCCCTGCCACTCCTGGTGACAACACGAGCTTGTGCACGCTCTGTGAAAGCAGGCAGCGTTGGTCCCTCGCCAGCCCCGCTTGCTGATCCAAAGCGTGACCTAACAGCTTCGCAGCGTTGGCTTCGCTGATAAGCTTATCCTCGAGAGAGAGCCAGCAAAGACCgtaagaggaaggcagagaaagctTAGAGGCTGCCATGATCCCCGACGAACTCCTCCGTCTGCAGGACTGCTAGGGCGTCGAGCTCAAGTCGGCCGACATTCCTTCGCTCAGGGAGGACTTCGGAGTGGACAAGGACAGGGACTTTCTCTTGAGAGATCCTCTAGACGAGCGGCTGCAAGGGCCCCGCCCCCCAGTGCGAGGTGCAGGAGCAGGACC
It encodes:
- the LOC113810970 gene encoding prostaglandin G/H synthase 2; protein product: MSTSVKSMATTGQRGDKGGGRVVFGVAGVILAASFLFMRTPVHETPAPTPTAAVIDYDPCCAYPCENQGICMSKPDRNYTCDCTGTGYYGTNCEIPTWSTAIKTKLKPDPEWLHTFITSHSWLWAIINRIPFIHKRLMTYVYLSRGDLVDSPPTYESEHSYITLNAYYNESFYARTLPPVPEHCPTPMGVKGPKEYPDVDELIKKVFLRREFIPEPHDTNVLFQYYAQHFTHQFFRTDYKKGPHLTKGTGGVDVSNIYGLTEQDRRALRSGVDGKLRTQKINGEDFPPYLKDVPGISMDYPPHIPIPEEGKFALGHPFFALLPGLFAYATIWVREHNRVCDELVKVHPDWDDERIYQTARLIIIGEVIKITIEDYVQHLSQYNLRLTFEPELTHGTRFQYHNRIHAEFNHLYHWHPLIPDTLNVSGTDYAIMDMAYSTAPVFKHGLDEFIHSMVNSRAGALTSRNHAHALYPVLKKVIENGRELRFQGVNAYRRRFGMVPFTSFEDMTGETELAAILEEMYGDIEAVEYYVGLLAERPGPSITPLTMVNIGGPWSVKGLLANPICSPRYWKPSTFGGEEGFNIIKTASLEKLFCLNMKGSCESIGFKVPQGTP